The Solibacillus sp. FSL R7-0682 genome includes a window with the following:
- a CDS encoding YceG family protein, which yields MRFMPHNFADSTKTWEEVINANLYARPIYLQNDGELQYTRVAKQILGIYDNEYDMQEYLYTLTNKGINWTLLFHNMPKVIDPLKRTEIVNILQMHRESPISINRFMAFFAGKQLLPLMDTPYRDHFVNTLRSWLEFLQQRYPGLISNQLQRIFLDFVKWSDHFFPHWAEQGPFESAMPRVLWYGPAKESEVYFLYFLYLFGCDVVIFEPDGQDIFSPFHITDFPTEVLSDKTEIFDFPFDKPIRVQTITSRASEQVNQHLYNNSALNYPWKYADYETRTRILNTTYDELFLLSEAQLYLREGFGDDEDVVYLPVLFTKIEGVSADLKDYAHKIQKLSKRELAYTATTFPLLPLQKSNMQFHMRDASTNGRLDVEKMLQLTIWPYKNLQLGAQRNIAKTMIRLIDSEYIQPLPGQSREVHEQYLFGQLLLIPEEIIRLYQQFDYSFTNPSIGIFKEEKSGQMQRQDAVLLLFVNMLGMDVFIFSPGGSLSIEHYITGQLLNTHRLEKISFDETLSQLLNVSNAEDDSRLNLKSMFKRISKKLK from the coding sequence ATGCGATTTATGCCACATAATTTCGCAGACAGTACAAAAACCTGGGAGGAAGTAATTAACGCTAATCTTTATGCGCGACCGATTTATTTACAAAATGATGGGGAACTGCAATATACCCGTGTTGCCAAACAAATTCTAGGCATTTACGACAATGAATACGACATGCAGGAATATTTATATACGCTTACGAATAAAGGTATTAATTGGACATTGTTATTTCATAACATGCCAAAAGTGATTGATCCCCTTAAGCGGACTGAGATTGTTAATATTCTTCAAATGCATCGGGAAAGTCCGATTTCCATTAATCGTTTTATGGCATTTTTTGCAGGGAAGCAATTGTTGCCATTAATGGATACACCGTATCGAGATCATTTTGTTAATACATTACGAAGCTGGCTCGAGTTTTTACAACAGCGTTATCCGGGCTTAATAAGCAATCAGCTTCAGCGAATCTTTTTGGATTTTGTAAAATGGTCGGATCATTTTTTCCCTCATTGGGCAGAACAAGGACCTTTTGAATCGGCAATGCCACGTGTTTTATGGTACGGTCCAGCAAAAGAAAGTGAAGTTTATTTTTTATACTTTTTATACTTATTTGGTTGTGATGTGGTCATATTTGAACCAGATGGGCAAGATATTTTTTCCCCATTTCATATAACGGATTTCCCAACCGAAGTGCTTTCTGATAAAACAGAAATTTTTGACTTCCCATTCGATAAACCAATCCGAGTGCAAACGATTACCTCTCGTGCTTCTGAGCAGGTGAATCAACACTTATATAATAATTCAGCGCTGAATTATCCTTGGAAATATGCTGACTATGAAACAAGAACACGTATTTTAAATACAACTTACGATGAACTATTTCTTTTATCGGAAGCACAACTTTATTTACGTGAAGGATTCGGTGATGATGAGGATGTTGTATACTTACCCGTACTCTTTACTAAAATTGAAGGCGTTTCTGCAGATTTGAAAGATTACGCACATAAAATACAAAAGCTTTCAAAACGGGAATTGGCATACACGGCTACAACTTTTCCACTCCTACCGTTACAAAAAAGCAATATGCAATTTCATATGCGAGATGCCAGTACAAACGGTCGTTTAGATGTTGAAAAAATGCTACAGCTGACGATTTGGCCCTATAAAAATTTGCAGCTCGGTGCCCAGCGAAACATAGCCAAAACAATGATTCGTTTAATTGACAGCGAATATATTCAACCGCTTCCGGGTCAATCAAGAGAAGTGCATGAACAATATTTATTTGGTCAGTTGCTGCTCATTCCCGAAGAAATAATACGGCTTTATCAGCAATTTGATTATAGCTTTACGAATCCATCTATTGGTATATTCAAGGAAGAAAAGAGCGGACAAATGCAGCGTCAAGATGCAGTGCTACTGCTATTTGTTAATATGCTTGGTATGGATGTATTTATTTTTAGTCCTGGTGGCTCATTAAGCATTGAGCATTATATAACAGGACAGCTTCTTAATACACATCGTCTTGAAAAGATTAGCTTTGATGAAACACTAAGCCAGCTGCTGAACGTGTCAAATGCGGAGGATGACAGTCGACTTAATTTGAAATCAATGTTTAAAAGAATATCAAAAAAATTAAAATAG